The following proteins are encoded in a genomic region of Periophthalmus magnuspinnatus isolate fPerMag1 chromosome 23, fPerMag1.2.pri, whole genome shotgun sequence:
- the sypl1 gene encoding synaptophysin-like protein 1 gives MMTGFRLNLSPLKEPLGFVKVVEWLTAIFAFGSVGGFSGTNIITLLCGDGKNETLSANFHYPFRLSQIPLVPSNTSICNHSVAATYLVGDSASASEFFVGTGVVCFLYSMAALLVYLGYMHVYKDSDFGPIFDFLLTAILVFLWLVCSSAWAKGLQNVKDATNSNGINNTLALCKGNNVTCSVTEFANLRSLNFSVVFGFLNMFVWAGNAWFVYKETRWHSQKFSQPGPGHQQVPAPI, from the exons CTCACAGCCATATTTGCTTTTGGGAGCGTTGGAGGTTTCTCAGGGACCAATATCATCACCCTCTTATGTGGAGATGGGAAGAACGAGACTCTTAGCGCTAACTTTCACTACCCATTTAG GTTATCCCAGATCCCCTTGGTTCCCTCAAACACCAGTATTTGTAACCACTCTGTGGCAGCCACATACTTGGTGGGGGACTCAGCCTCTGCCTCTGAGTTCTTTGTTGGGACTGGTGTTGTTTGTTTCCTGTACAGTATGGCCGCCCTGCTGGTCTATCTGGGATACATGCACGTCTACAAGGACTCTGACTTTGGACCCATTTTT GACTTTTTGCTGACTGCGATCCTGGTCTTTCTGTGGTTGGTGTGTTCTTCTGCCTGGGCTAAAGGCCTGCAGAACGTGAAAGACGCCACAAACTCAAATGGCATCAACAACACTCTGGCTCTATGCAAAGGGAACAACGTCACTTGCTCTGTCACTGAGTTCGCCAACCTCCGAAGCCTCAACTTTTCTGTG gtgtTTGGGTTCCTGAACATGTTTGTGTGGGCTGGTAACGCTTGGTTTGTTTACAAAGAGACACGCTGGCACTCTCAGAAGTTCTCCCAGCCTGGACCAGGGCATCAGCAAGTCCCCGCACCTATATAa